Proteins encoded within one genomic window of Halocatena marina:
- a CDS encoding trans-aconitate 2-methyltransferase → MTDTTADEPIDWNRFWSEADCADRASATPSTHHVRGLLADFFTAKGVPDSFADVGCGPGVVTFHVAECYPEVTAIGYDAAASVLVENRQQASEREVENVCFESAVLPNFEPDRQFDLVLCFGTLAYVAASKCALRHLYDAVAPDGQLVVGYLNQRWQTHHQRLVDSPERHPNPEFEPERFEERFQLVLAGESTLSYRQIHDALGTWPRSFWEFTDKPAERWAWHHAPLVWIPK, encoded by the coding sequence ATGACGGACACGACTGCCGATGAGCCGATCGACTGGAATCGGTTCTGGAGCGAGGCCGACTGCGCTGACCGTGCCAGCGCGACACCGAGTACCCATCACGTTCGCGGGCTACTCGCCGACTTCTTCACAGCGAAGGGTGTCCCAGATTCGTTCGCGGATGTTGGCTGCGGTCCCGGGGTCGTTACCTTTCATGTCGCTGAGTGCTATCCCGAGGTGACCGCCATCGGATACGATGCAGCGGCGTCGGTTCTCGTCGAGAATCGCCAACAAGCTAGCGAGAGAGAGGTCGAGAACGTTTGCTTCGAGTCAGCCGTCCTCCCGAACTTCGAACCCGATCGGCAGTTCGATCTCGTCCTCTGTTTCGGCACGCTCGCCTACGTCGCAGCATCCAAGTGCGCTCTCCGGCATCTCTATGATGCAGTCGCACCCGACGGTCAGCTCGTCGTGGGCTATCTCAATCAGCGCTGGCAGACACATCACCAGCGTTTGGTTGATTCCCCCGAGCGGCATCCGAATCCGGAGTTCGAACCTGAGAGGTTCGAAGAGCGGTTCCAGCTTGTGCTGGCTGGAGAGAGTACGCTGTCCTACCGACAGATCCACGATGCACTCGGTACGTGGCCTCGAAGCTTCTGGGAGTTCACCGACAAACCAGCGGAACGCTGGGCGTGGCACCATGCTCCTCTCGTGTGGATACCGAAATAA
- a CDS encoding ABC transporter permease: MNGENIVIGRFFEDTDSLLLSLLDNMIWPILAIVILGVLAFVPQTLASASSIQLIFWAGAPLGLLVLAESVTLLSGHFDLSIGAIAGFSAMFTGMVLGNCPSCWNYSDSALLGFVLILVIGLVIGVVNGVMIAKVGLNPFLQTLAFLIILEGAKTAMQTQPVTELPVGYILPGSTALIAIGLVLGAFIAFGVVMKYTRFGQAVYAVGSDANAAREVGINTDRIIIAVYTISGLLSALAGLLITGFIGIVPPLIGENLLFQAFAGAVIGGVSLFGGRGKVTGALGGVILIEIIQTALDNSPAIEATQIQMINGFVLLIAILLYATQERIRERVLARTGRGE, encoded by the coding sequence ATGAACGGAGAAAATATCGTCATCGGTCGATTTTTCGAGGACACGGACAGCTTGCTGTTGTCACTGCTGGACAACATGATCTGGCCAATTCTCGCGATCGTGATTCTTGGCGTCCTCGCATTCGTTCCGCAGACCCTGGCCAGCGCTTCGAGTATCCAACTCATCTTCTGGGCGGGGGCACCGCTCGGTCTTCTCGTGCTTGCCGAGAGCGTTACGCTCCTCTCTGGACATTTTGACCTTTCGATCGGTGCCATCGCGGGATTCTCTGCGATGTTCACCGGAATGGTTCTCGGCAACTGCCCGAGCTGCTGGAACTACTCTGACAGCGCACTGCTGGGCTTTGTTCTCATCCTCGTTATCGGTCTCGTTATTGGTGTCGTGAACGGCGTGATGATCGCCAAGGTTGGGCTGAACCCCTTCTTGCAGACACTGGCGTTTCTCATCATCTTAGAGGGCGCAAAGACCGCCATGCAGACCCAGCCTGTTACGGAGCTTCCGGTGGGGTACATTCTGCCAGGAAGTACCGCTCTTATTGCCATTGGACTCGTGCTCGGAGCATTCATCGCCTTCGGTGTCGTGATGAAGTACACTCGGTTCGGTCAGGCGGTGTACGCCGTCGGTAGTGACGCTAATGCCGCACGCGAGGTCGGAATCAACACCGACCGGATCATCATCGCGGTGTACACGATCAGCGGTCTGCTCTCGGCACTCGCAGGGCTGTTGATCACGGGGTTCATCGGCATCGTACCGCCGCTTATCGGCGAGAATCTACTCTTTCAGGCATTTGCTGGGGCTGTTATCGGTGGCGTTAGCCTCTTCGGTGGACGGGGAAAGGTCACGGGTGCGCTTGGCGGCGTTATCCTCATCGAGATCATCCAAACAGCACTGGATAATAGCCCGGCCATTGAGGCGACCCAAATCCAGATGATCAACGGGTTCGTGCTATTGATCGCCATTCTGTTGTATGCCACACAAGAACGTATTCGAGAGCGAGTCCTCGCAAGAACTGGGAGGGGTGAGTAA
- a CDS encoding ABC transporter ATP-binding protein: protein MDEPLSNLDAKLRTQMRTELQELQQRLDVTTIYVTHDQTEAMTMGDRIAVLNGGELQQIGTPLECYHQPTNHFVAGFIGSPSMNFLTTRRSGQTLNHKAFKYRLSDRLARTVEQADSEALTLGIRPEDIRPDDDDSNAITVTVTVAEPLGDATYVYFDVGDTVCTASIPGDLTVSEGDQLSVVFPQDRIHLFDRHTGESITNRVVSSSDDTWGISA from the coding sequence ATGGACGAGCCGCTGTCGAATCTCGACGCCAAACTCCGCACCCAGATGCGGACCGAACTCCAAGAGCTCCAGCAGCGTCTCGACGTTACCACGATTTACGTCACCCACGATCAGACCGAGGCGATGACCATGGGCGATCGCATCGCTGTCTTGAATGGCGGTGAACTGCAGCAGATTGGCACCCCGTTAGAGTGTTACCACCAACCTACTAACCATTTTGTCGCCGGGTTTATTGGAAGTCCCTCGATGAATTTCCTGACGACGCGACGGTCGGGCCAGACACTGAACCACAAGGCGTTCAAATACCGTCTTTCTGACCGGCTCGCTCGAACGGTTGAGCAAGCTGACAGCGAAGCGCTCACACTCGGTATTCGTCCCGAAGATATCCGTCCCGATGACGACGATTCCAACGCGATCACCGTTACGGTAACCGTCGCTGAACCACTTGGAGATGCTACCTACGTGTACTTCGATGTCGGTGATACCGTCTGCACTGCGAGCATTCCAGGGGATCTTACGGTTAGTGAAGGAGACCAATTATCTGTGGTGTTTCCGCAAGACCGGATTCACCTCTTCGATAGACATACCGGAGAATCCATCACGAATCGAGTGGTTTCGTCTTCCGACGATACCTGGGGAATTAGTGCCTGA
- a CDS encoding Cdc6/Cdc18 family protein — MIRDARVLQSQFVPDDVEHRNAEVNALSNTLKPIMDGHSGEPSLLLGPTGAGKTCIARFTVERLRENVLDIKTQYVNCWQDYTRFKVLYRILEAIDRTVDIHRRSTPKDELLDRVRAYDGPQCVVILDEVDQLQENRVLYDLYQLPRISMILIANRERDLFSLLDDRLTSRLQTCVRISFEKYPLDELVAILKARAHWGLSEDAIGTNELELIADAAAGDARIAISILRNAARLADQCGSDRISTDLVHDAVPEGRDEVRQKTIDQLTPHQRTLYDILNDEGELEMGPLYDAYLDAVDAPKTRRTVRNYLSKMEHYRLIHADGQNRARTYRPR; from the coding sequence ATGATACGCGATGCTCGGGTGCTCCAATCCCAGTTCGTCCCGGACGATGTCGAGCATCGAAACGCTGAGGTCAACGCACTCTCGAACACTCTCAAACCGATCATGGACGGTCACTCCGGTGAACCGTCGCTCTTACTTGGTCCAACCGGTGCCGGAAAAACCTGTATTGCACGGTTTACTGTCGAGCGGTTGCGCGAGAATGTGCTGGACATCAAAACACAGTATGTGAACTGCTGGCAGGACTATACACGTTTCAAAGTCCTCTATCGCATCCTCGAAGCGATCGATCGGACGGTCGATATCCACCGACGATCGACGCCAAAAGACGAACTGTTGGATCGGGTCCGGGCGTACGATGGTCCGCAGTGTGTGGTTATTCTCGACGAGGTTGATCAACTGCAGGAAAACCGCGTGCTCTACGATCTCTATCAACTTCCCCGAATTTCGATGATTCTCATTGCCAACCGCGAACGTGACCTGTTCTCGCTCCTCGATGACCGCCTCACGAGTCGCTTACAGACGTGCGTTCGTATCTCCTTCGAGAAGTACCCGCTCGATGAACTCGTGGCTATCCTCAAAGCGCGAGCCCACTGGGGACTCTCTGAAGACGCTATTGGGACAAATGAACTCGAACTGATTGCCGATGCAGCGGCAGGCGATGCTCGGATCGCAATCAGTATTCTCCGAAATGCCGCGCGGTTGGCCGACCAGTGTGGCTCCGATCGCATTTCGACCGACCTCGTTCACGACGCGGTCCCGGAGGGACGCGATGAGGTCCGTCAGAAAACCATCGACCAACTCACTCCACACCAGCGCACACTATACGACATTCTCAACGATGAGGGAGAATTGGAGATGGGTCCGCTCTATGATGCCTATCTCGATGCGGTCGATGCCCCGAAAACGCGCCGAACAGTCCGAAACTATCTCTCGAAGATGGAACACTATCGGCTCATTCACGCTGACGGGCAAAATCGCGCCCGGACCTATCGACCGCGATAA
- a CDS encoding helix-turn-helix domain-containing protein, with the protein MPKPSKERSGMEANETEVQSGFPFTMFSVLADPDRVEILSYLLDQPTPVTIGELVDTLAEANSNGENTDTEREKINIALHHNHLPKLSESGVIGISSDEEYVTLLQPAPQLKPYLELAVNPPT; encoded by the coding sequence ATGCCAAAGCCATCCAAAGAACGATCAGGCATGGAAGCCAATGAGACTGAGGTACAATCGGGATTCCCATTCACGATGTTCAGTGTCTTAGCAGACCCAGATCGCGTGGAGATACTCTCTTATCTGCTCGACCAGCCAACCCCAGTGACGATCGGAGAACTCGTGGATACGCTCGCAGAAGCTAACAGCAACGGAGAGAACACAGATACGGAACGTGAAAAGATCAACATCGCGCTTCATCACAATCACCTCCCGAAGCTGAGTGAATCTGGAGTAATCGGAATCTCCTCGGATGAGGAGTACGTCACACTCCTCCAGCCGGCACCACAGCTGAAACCCTACCTCGAACTCGCAGTGAATCCTCCGACATAA
- a CDS encoding nitroreductase family protein, whose translation MRSTPNTDIRSVDVAHDETFPKAVEALRTRRSGHNFDPDTDLDDETLKALIEDTTLAPSSYNLQPWEFVAVQDDDRLDDVVELAFGQEHIRDAGTAILVVGHTTPETADRVFEEWAEAGRMDEETAEQTKEQTVGLYADDRMGRDYGIRNASLAAANLLHSAHARGLSATPMIGFDAEGIAEYLGVPDDKIPVMLIAVGPSGGEEPERLPRRAVDEVLHREEY comes from the coding sequence ATGCGTTCCACGCCAAATACAGACATCCGTAGTGTCGACGTCGCTCACGACGAAACGTTTCCGAAGGCAGTTGAAGCCCTGCGAACGCGCCGGTCGGGTCACAATTTCGACCCCGATACGGATCTCGATGACGAGACGCTTAAAGCGCTCATAGAAGATACGACACTCGCACCGTCTTCGTACAATCTTCAGCCGTGGGAGTTTGTCGCTGTCCAAGACGATGACCGGCTCGATGACGTCGTCGAACTCGCCTTCGGCCAAGAGCACATTCGGGATGCTGGCACGGCTATCCTCGTCGTTGGGCACACCACTCCCGAAACGGCCGACCGCGTGTTCGAAGAGTGGGCCGAAGCCGGACGGATGGACGAGGAAACGGCAGAGCAGACCAAAGAGCAGACTGTTGGTCTGTACGCCGACGATCGTATGGGACGCGACTACGGCATCCGGAATGCTAGTCTCGCCGCAGCAAACCTCCTTCATTCGGCACATGCTCGCGGACTTTCCGCGACACCTATGATTGGTTTCGACGCTGAGGGTATCGCTGAGTATCTTGGAGTTCCTGACGACAAAATCCCGGTTATGCTAATCGCTGTTGGTCCGAGCGGTGGCGAGGAACCCGAACGTCTCCCTCGTCGTGCTGTCGACGAAGTACTTCACCGAGAAGAGTACTAA
- a CDS encoding sugar ABC transporter substrate-binding protein has protein sequence MYNIGRRGFLRAAGTVGVAGIAGCLGDIAGSGGGSDKLKKLGMTSYVRGGAWITAYNEAAKLYAKDQNIQIEVRPNQQSAQKQVKDIRDFANKDFDGILVGVWQTGAAKTAIDYAMKKNVPVFATNADTASTNVPMYTGFSNYEGGEKCAKQMLKALKAQKPNKKPWKVLNIRGSQGNQSANQRSQGFLDVMKSNNDVTVVKTINADYARDTALEKTQEWINANKKPHGIYSGNLSMGLGVVQALRNLNLLFKKGDSKHIVLTQMDGSPEVNPLVKQGMIDAAIDQPNYFYNPIAIAMMKQYIENGHSMDAIPDVDSTVTADDFTVKSGQHKGVDLWSESIWAPAEMKEQNGHPWFKTNSIVITQENADKPFLWGNVWGEA, from the coding sequence ATGTATAATATTGGCAGGAGAGGTTTTCTCAGGGCAGCGGGAACGGTCGGTGTCGCAGGGATCGCAGGTTGTCTGGGGGATATTGCTGGAAGTGGAGGCGGTAGTGACAAGCTCAAGAAACTCGGAATGACCTCGTACGTTCGTGGTGGAGCCTGGATCACCGCGTACAACGAGGCAGCGAAGCTCTACGCGAAGGATCAGAACATCCAGATTGAAGTTAGACCAAACCAGCAGAGCGCACAGAAACAGGTCAAAGACATCCGAGATTTCGCTAACAAGGACTTCGACGGAATCCTCGTGGGTGTCTGGCAGACTGGTGCCGCAAAAACTGCCATCGATTATGCGATGAAGAAAAATGTCCCAGTGTTCGCTACTAACGCCGACACAGCGAGTACGAACGTTCCGATGTATACGGGATTCAGTAACTACGAAGGGGGTGAGAAATGCGCAAAGCAGATGCTCAAGGCACTGAAAGCACAAAAGCCCAATAAAAAACCGTGGAAGGTGCTGAACATTCGTGGCAGTCAGGGCAACCAGTCGGCGAACCAACGCAGCCAGGGCTTCCTTGATGTGATGAAGTCGAACAACGACGTGACAGTCGTGAAAACAATCAACGCTGATTATGCACGCGATACGGCTCTCGAGAAGACCCAAGAATGGATCAACGCGAACAAAAAACCTCACGGAATCTACTCCGGAAATTTATCGATGGGTCTTGGTGTAGTCCAAGCACTTCGAAACCTCAATCTGCTCTTCAAAAAGGGTGACAGCAAGCATATTGTGCTGACACAGATGGACGGCAGTCCGGAGGTAAATCCACTGGTTAAGCAGGGAATGATCGACGCTGCCATCGATCAACCAAACTACTTCTACAACCCTATCGCAATCGCGATGATGAAACAGTACATCGAGAACGGACACTCGATGGATGCGATTCCCGACGTGGACTCGACAGTCACGGCGGATGATTTCACTGTCAAATCGGGTCAACACAAGGGCGTTGATCTTTGGTCGGAATCGATCTGGGCACCGGCCGAAATGAAAGAACAAAACGGACATCCGTGGTTCAAAACGAACAGCATCGTCATAACCCAAGAGAACGCCGACAAACCGTTCCTTTGGGGTAATGTCTGGGGAGAGGCATAA
- a CDS encoding DUF1772 domain-containing protein — translation MTLNILSEGFVPLLLAASAFFVGILAGLFFAYSVSVVLALKTFSASAYTIVMQSINNAILNVAFGVVFIGSIAVPTVSASVVLLQGDWTSQYGPLVLLGTAIYLTGTIAVTMNIHLPMNESIATWSPASPPDDWTTVRTRWARWNHVRAIAAVISFVIYLSAIVSTLS, via the coding sequence GTGACACTGAACATCCTTTCGGAGGGCTTCGTCCCTCTCCTACTTGCAGCATCAGCGTTCTTTGTTGGGATCTTGGCCGGACTCTTCTTTGCCTACTCGGTGAGTGTAGTACTGGCACTCAAGACATTCTCGGCGTCAGCATACACGATCGTGATGCAATCAATAAACAACGCTATTCTCAACGTCGCGTTCGGCGTCGTGTTCATCGGCTCGATCGCCGTTCCGACAGTGAGTGCTTCGGTTGTCCTCCTTCAGGGTGACTGGACGAGCCAATACGGTCCGTTAGTTCTCCTTGGAACAGCGATCTACTTGACCGGCACAATCGCTGTAACGATGAATATCCACCTACCGATGAACGAGTCTATCGCAACGTGGTCGCCAGCATCGCCACCAGACGATTGGACAACAGTTCGGACACGCTGGGCACGGTGGAACCACGTCCGTGCGATCGCTGCTGTTATCTCGTTTGTGATATACCTCTCAGCGATTGTCTCTACTCTCTCATAG
- a CDS encoding ATP-binding cassette domain-containing protein, which translates to MDTNEATETIDRSSDASGLTKISVENVRKRFGRIVALDGVTLDIQENEIFALIGDNGAGKSTLMNILSGVYEPTDGSISLDSEKVNFDSPSDARRAGIETVYQDLALMNDLDIPSNVFMGQFPTKGIGALRIIDWDETRERTEAIIHDQLDRDIALNTEVEFLSGGERQLVAIGRSLAFDPDVIILDEPTSALSIDATNLVHQTIRRLKNEGHTILIVSHSIEDVLDLADRIGILFKGQLVDVTDPSEVDIETLTNLIVSGKRVR; encoded by the coding sequence ATGGATACTAATGAAGCCACGGAAACTATCGATCGGAGTTCCGACGCGTCTGGATTGACTAAAATCAGCGTCGAGAACGTCCGCAAGCGCTTCGGACGGATCGTCGCACTTGACGGCGTCACGTTGGATATTCAGGAGAACGAAATTTTCGCGCTCATTGGCGACAACGGCGCGGGAAAATCGACATTGATGAACATCCTGAGTGGAGTCTACGAGCCAACCGACGGATCGATCTCTCTCGATAGCGAGAAAGTGAACTTCGACAGTCCGAGTGACGCCCGAAGAGCAGGCATCGAAACGGTGTATCAGGATCTCGCACTGATGAACGACTTGGATATCCCATCGAACGTGTTCATGGGTCAGTTCCCGACAAAAGGGATTGGTGCGCTCAGGATCATCGACTGGGACGAAACACGCGAACGCACCGAAGCGATCATTCACGACCAACTAGACCGTGACATCGCACTCAACACGGAGGTAGAGTTCCTCTCAGGCGGTGAGCGCCAGCTGGTGGCTATCGGACGCTCGCTGGCGTTCGACCCGGATGTGATTATCCTCGATGAACCGACGAGTGCCCTGTCGATCGACGCAACGAACCTCGTCCATCAGACAATACGTCGGCTCAAGAACGAGGGCCATACGATTCTTATTGTTAGTCACAGCATTGAGGATGTGCTCGACCTCGCAGATCGTATTGGTATCCTCTTCAAAGGACAGCTCGTGGATGTGACAGACCCTTCAGAGGTCGATATCGAGACGCTCACAAACCTCATTGTTTCCGGAAAACGCGTGCGATAA
- a CDS encoding IclR family transcriptional regulator C-terminal domain-containing protein — protein MRSLASRFDSGSSIKNTSGSQQIREHGFAFDDREQFDEIRCVATTITADSGDLLGAISIAAPIDRMNDHRFRYELPRLLQNVVEMIERVDEYRFRHELPCISRTLPK, from the coding sequence GTGCGGAGTTTGGCGTCGAGATTCGACAGCGGCTCGTCCATCAAGAACACTTCTGGTTCACAACAGATTCGAGAGCACGGATTTGCGTTTGATGATAGAGAACAATTTGACGAGATTCGTTGTGTTGCCACCACGATTACTGCCGATTCCGGTGACCTACTCGGAGCTATCAGCATCGCTGCACCGATCGATCGAATGAACGATCACCGGTTTCGTTACGAACTACCGAGACTACTTCAGAACGTTGTCGAAATGATTGAACGAGTCGACGAATACCGATTCCGTCACGAGCTGCCGTGCATTTCGCGGACCCTACCAAAGTAA